In the genome of Acidobacteriota bacterium, one region contains:
- a CDS encoding DUF72 domain-containing protein → MTASQLSLFEGAPDGRKPNPVQPAEVPPYLAEVAAALPENLHLGTSSWSFPGWAGFVYRRSHSPQTLSRHGLDAYARHPLLTGVGLDRTHYRPMTAEALAAMAEAVPENFRFVVKAHEDSTVRVFPEHPRYGTRRGETNPRFLDPAYATDQIVQPFVEGLGEKGGVLLFQLAPQEMAGDFIDRLHDFLRRLPSGPRYAVELRNRELLGPPWAEALADAGTLHCLNLHPRMPDVGTQARLSGALEGKALVIRWMLQSHLTYGDARRRYQPYTRLMDEDPTARRTVAALATNALGAGKRVFTIANNKAEGSAPHTLFELARTIARLRAAQTDRKRGPKAPGS, encoded by the coding sequence TTGACGGCGAGTCAGCTCTCCCTCTTCGAAGGCGCGCCGGATGGACGCAAGCCCAACCCGGTGCAGCCGGCGGAGGTGCCGCCGTACCTCGCCGAGGTTGCGGCGGCACTGCCGGAGAATCTCCACCTCGGCACCTCGTCGTGGTCTTTCCCGGGCTGGGCCGGCTTCGTCTACCGGCGCAGCCACTCCCCCCAGACCCTCTCCCGCCACGGCCTGGACGCCTACGCCCGCCATCCGCTACTGACCGGCGTCGGCCTCGACCGCACCCACTACCGGCCGATGACCGCCGAGGCCCTCGCCGCCATGGCGGAGGCGGTGCCGGAGAACTTTCGTTTCGTCGTCAAGGCTCATGAGGACTCGACCGTCCGCGTCTTTCCGGAGCATCCGCGCTACGGCACGCGCCGGGGAGAGACCAATCCCCGCTTTCTCGACCCGGCCTACGCTACGGACCAAATCGTCCAGCCCTTCGTCGAGGGCCTCGGTGAAAAGGGCGGCGTGCTTCTCTTCCAGCTCGCACCGCAGGAGATGGCCGGCGACTTCATCGACCGCCTGCACGACTTCCTACGCCGGCTTCCGTCCGGACCGCGCTATGCGGTGGAGTTGCGCAACCGCGAACTGCTCGGCCCACCGTGGGCGGAAGCCTTGGCCGACGCCGGGACCCTGCACTGCCTCAATCTCCACCCGCGCATGCCGGACGTCGGCACCCAAGCCCGCCTGAGCGGCGCCCTGGAAGGCAAGGCGCTGGTCATCCGCTGGATGCTCCAAAGCCACCTCACCTACGGCGACGCTCGCCGCCGCTACCAGCCTTACACCCGGTTGATGGACGAAGACCCCACCGCCCGGCGCACCGTCGCCGCACTGGCGACGAACGCCCTCGGCGCGGGCAAGCGGGTCTTCACCATCGCCAACAACAAGGCCGAAGGCTCGGCGCCCCACACCCTGTTCGAATTGGCCCGCACCATCGCCCGCCTGCGGGCCGCCCAAACCGACCGCAAGCGCGGGCCGAAAGCGCCCGGCTCCTGA
- a CDS encoding serine hydrolase translates to MMTKTRLIGVLVLVGVAIIAPAILAGSEVLPEHLAALRLQGPVLIAGQTGWPLEQRMQDLDVHGVSVAFCADGEVRWAEAWGFADVEEGVKATPETLFQAASISKPVSAAGVLRQVEKGKLALDRNVNEFLRSWKLPENEWTAEQPVTLERILSHSAGLTVHGFPGYALGAPVPTAVQVLEGEPPANTSAVRVDLEPGTRFRYSGGGTTIAQVVLTDLLGESFPVLMERTVLGPAGMASSTFEQPLPPEKLSRAAAGYFRDGSPVAGKRHTYPEMAPAGLWTTPSDLCRFAMEIQAARRGDEGALLGRPLAERMTTPLAEEAGLGFFIDDRRGEKYFGHGGANEGFQCELTASRDHGFALAVMTNSDNGGRLAREIVRAVAQREEWPGYLPAPLPVVPFADGDPAALAGRYRVHGDEAIELVTADGRLFSRSASGADVSLFQIAPGELARMDREIRYEIEREEESVRSVTVVTPPWRDRPERRQRAERMAEGERLPSDFLVAGEFERAAAAYRRLHAEQPDDPAVAESRLNTLGYTLAGEGHLDQAITVLEAAVALYPRSANTYDSLAEINLQAGNRQRALELYRRVLEVLPQDTTTTNESLRDFLRTNAEAKIRELG, encoded by the coding sequence ATGATGACAAAGACTCGGCTCATCGGTGTACTGGTGCTCGTGGGGGTGGCGATCATCGCCCCGGCGATACTCGCCGGTTCGGAAGTTCTACCGGAGCATCTGGCGGCTTTGCGGCTCCAGGGGCCGGTGCTCATCGCCGGCCAGACCGGCTGGCCTCTCGAACAGAGGATGCAGGATCTCGACGTCCATGGGGTGTCGGTGGCTTTTTGCGCCGACGGCGAGGTGCGCTGGGCCGAGGCTTGGGGCTTCGCCGATGTCGAAGAGGGGGTCAAAGCCACTCCGGAGACCCTCTTCCAGGCGGCCTCGATCAGCAAACCGGTGAGCGCTGCCGGGGTGCTGCGCCAGGTGGAGAAGGGCAAGCTCGCGCTGGATCGCAACGTCAACGAGTTTTTGCGCTCCTGGAAGCTGCCGGAGAACGAGTGGACGGCGGAGCAACCGGTGACCCTGGAGCGGATCCTTTCCCACAGTGCGGGCCTCACGGTGCACGGCTTTCCGGGCTACGCGTTGGGGGCGCCGGTGCCGACGGCGGTGCAGGTGCTCGAAGGCGAGCCGCCGGCCAACACCTCGGCGGTGCGGGTCGACCTCGAACCGGGAACTCGGTTCCGCTACTCCGGCGGCGGCACGACCATCGCGCAGGTGGTGTTGACGGACCTTCTCGGCGAATCGTTCCCGGTGCTGATGGAGCGCACCGTGCTGGGACCCGCGGGTATGGCCTCGAGCACCTTCGAGCAGCCGCTGCCGCCGGAGAAGCTGTCGCGGGCGGCGGCGGGCTACTTCCGAGACGGCTCGCCGGTCGCCGGCAAGCGCCACACCTACCCGGAGATGGCGCCGGCCGGACTGTGGACCACCCCGTCCGATCTCTGCCGGTTCGCCATGGAGATCCAGGCGGCCCGGCGCGGTGACGAAGGTGCCCTGCTCGGCCGCCCGCTGGCCGAACGGATGACCACACCCCTCGCCGAAGAGGCGGGGCTCGGTTTTTTCATCGACGATCGCAGGGGCGAGAAGTACTTTGGCCACGGCGGCGCCAACGAGGGATTCCAGTGTGAGCTGACGGCGAGTCGCGATCACGGCTTTGCCTTGGCGGTGATGACCAATTCCGACAACGGCGGTCGCCTGGCGCGGGAGATCGTCCGCGCCGTCGCCCAGCGTGAAGAATGGCCCGGTTACCTGCCGGCTCCGCTGCCGGTCGTTCCCTTCGCGGACGGCGACCCCGCCGCCCTGGCCGGCCGCTACCGCGTGCACGGTGATGAGGCGATCGAGCTGGTGACCGCGGACGGACGGCTGTTTAGCCGGTCAGCGTCCGGGGCCGACGTTTCGCTGTTTCAGATCGCGCCGGGGGAGCTGGCCCGGATGGACCGGGAGATTCGCTACGAGATCGAACGCGAGGAAGAAAGCGTACGGTCCGTGACGGTGGTCACCCCTCCCTGGCGGGATCGGCCGGAACGGCGGCAGCGGGCGGAGCGCATGGCGGAAGGTGAGCGTTTGCCTTCGGACTTCCTGGTCGCCGGAGAGTTCGAGAGGGCCGCCGCGGCCTATCGGCGCCTGCACGCCGAACAGCCGGACGACCCGGCGGTGGCCGAATCGCGCCTCAACACTTTGGGCTACACCCTCGCCGGTGAAGGCCACCTTGACCAGGCGATCACGGTGCTCGAAGCGGCGGTGGCGCTGTATCCGCGCTCCGCCAACACCTACGACAGCCTGGCGGAGATCAACCTGCAGGCGGGCAACCGCCAACGGGCGCTGGAGCTGTACCGGCGGGTGCTCGAAGTGCTGCCGCAGGACACCACCACCACGAACGAATCCCTGCGCGACTTCCTGCGCACCAACGCCGAGGCGAAGATCCGAGAGCTAGGCTAG
- a CDS encoding nuclear transport factor 2 family protein, with the protein MKKIVVLFSLVALPMGATSLSADDAAVAEIKSLIETSYVHGAFNELNPEAMERGFHPDFAIFSAKGEELSKYPIADWVAGTAERKASEDFDPAKNVWTHHFASVDVTGNAAAVKIELSKDGTLIFTDYLSLLKFDSGWRIAAKIYYRHPD; encoded by the coding sequence ATGAAGAAGATTGTCGTCCTCTTTTCTCTTGTCGCTCTCCCGATGGGCGCTACTTCGCTCTCCGCCGACGATGCCGCCGTTGCCGAGATCAAGAGCCTGATCGAAACCAGCTATGTCCATGGAGCTTTCAACGAACTCAACCCGGAGGCGATGGAGCGCGGTTTCCATCCGGACTTCGCCATTTTCTCGGCGAAGGGCGAAGAGCTGTCGAAATACCCGATCGCCGATTGGGTCGCCGGCACCGCGGAGCGCAAGGCCAGTGAAGACTTCGATCCGGCGAAGAATGTGTGGACCCACCACTTCGCCTCCGTCGACGTCACCGGCAATGCCGCCGCCGTCAAAATCGAACTCTCCAAGGACGGCACGCTGATCTTCACGGACTATCTTTCCCTGCTGAAGTTCGACAGCGGTTGGCGGATCGCGGCCAAGATCTACTACCGTCACCCGGACTGA
- a CDS encoding TetR family transcriptional regulator C-terminal domain-containing protein, whose protein sequence is MQAAFHEIHRCGFRSAGLDAILSRAGVTKGALYHHFGSKGDLGLAVLDEIIRPMVLEHFLDPIEASDDPAGALIEMVRQTAAMTTSEVLVLGCPLNNLAQELSSVDETFRQRMADIFSEWQERLAECLRRGQETGRVRQNLDATSAAAFIVACWEGSISIGKTTRDENTLQACAEGFVAFAESLRPHAA, encoded by the coding sequence GTGCAGGCAGCTTTCCACGAGATTCATCGCTGCGGCTTCCGCTCCGCCGGCCTCGACGCCATCCTGAGCCGAGCCGGAGTCACCAAAGGAGCCCTCTACCATCACTTCGGCAGCAAAGGCGACCTCGGCCTCGCGGTGCTCGACGAGATCATCCGTCCGATGGTCCTGGAACACTTCCTCGATCCGATCGAAGCGAGTGACGATCCCGCCGGGGCGCTGATCGAGATGGTCCGGCAGACCGCGGCCATGACCACCTCGGAAGTGCTGGTGCTGGGCTGTCCGCTCAACAATCTGGCGCAGGAACTGTCGTCCGTCGACGAGACCTTCCGGCAGCGAATGGCCGACATCTTCAGCGAGTGGCAGGAGCGCCTCGCCGAATGTTTGCGGCGCGGCCAAGAGACCGGTCGAGTGCGCCAAAATCTCGACGCCACCAGCGCCGCCGCCTTCATCGTCGCTTGCTGGGAAGGCAGTATTTCAATTGGCAAGACCACCCGCGACGAAAACACACTGCAGGCCTGTGCCGAGGGCTTCGTGGCCTTTGCCGAAAGCCTCCGGCCCCACGCCGCCTAG
- a CDS encoding MMPL family transporter, which translates to MSETLDQRVTRAARWLIRWRWPVLVVTVLAVAAVASGARHLGFATSYRVFFSESNPELLAFDAMHEIYSKNDNILFVVTPEDGEVFTPATLAAVEEITEKAWQVPASSRVDSITNFQHTWADADDLIVEDLVTGAEDLTAEQLARIRSIALERPELVGRLISPDGDVTGVSVTVQLSGEDPKELIPPVSFARQLAAEIEEAHPGIEVRLSGVVMLNNAFVEAGEGDLSSVIPLMYLVLIAVMVLLLRSFSGTFATVVLIGMSAAVAMGVTGFSGTHLTPVSVQSITMILTLAIADSIHVLVSMFQEMRGGTAKREALVEAIRINFLPVLLTSVTTAIGFLSLNFSDSPPLQHLGNITAVGVIAAFVLSMTLLPALMAILPVRVKVRAARSKAPFFERLGDFVVARRHWMLWGAVALIIATVSFVPSNVISDRFIQYFDDSIEFRQHTDYAVQNLTGVYQLDFSLESGETGGISSPEYLATVDRFTEWFRAQPDVLNVSALTDTMKRLNMNMHGDDPAYLRLPENRELAAQYLLLYEMSLPFGLDLNNQINVDKSSTRLLATVGDMPTNEYLALAGRAEEWLANNAPPEMMARATGPTTMFANITKRNIESMIFGTSIAFLLISLVLMVTLRSWKIGLLSIIPNAVPAAMAFGAWGLLVGEVGFAVSVVAAMTLGVVVDDSIHFLTKYLRARREKELDAAGAVRYAFRSVGQALWVTSAVLTAGFLILAQSSFKQNSDLGLLAAVTIVVALVADFTLLPALLMWIDGDKGKARKGAAAESAHLDPGVAEGTA; encoded by the coding sequence ATGAGTGAAACGCTCGACCAAAGGGTGACCCGCGCAGCCCGCTGGCTCATACGCTGGCGCTGGCCGGTCTTGGTGGTCACGGTCCTTGCCGTCGCCGCGGTAGCCAGCGGAGCGCGGCATCTCGGATTCGCCACCAGTTACCGCGTATTCTTCAGCGAAAGCAATCCGGAGCTGCTGGCCTTCGACGCCATGCACGAAATCTACAGCAAGAACGACAACATCCTCTTCGTGGTCACGCCGGAAGACGGCGAAGTGTTCACCCCGGCCACCCTGGCGGCGGTGGAGGAGATCACCGAGAAGGCCTGGCAGGTTCCGGCCTCATCGAGGGTCGATTCGATCACCAACTTCCAGCACACCTGGGCCGATGCCGACGACCTGATCGTCGAAGACCTGGTGACCGGGGCGGAAGATCTCACCGCGGAGCAACTGGCGCGGATCCGCTCGATCGCCCTGGAGCGGCCGGAACTGGTCGGCCGTTTGATCTCGCCGGATGGCGACGTCACCGGCGTCAGCGTCACGGTACAGCTCAGCGGTGAGGATCCCAAGGAACTGATCCCGCCGGTTTCCTTCGCGCGGCAACTGGCGGCCGAAATCGAAGAGGCTCATCCGGGTATCGAGGTCCGGCTGTCCGGTGTGGTGATGCTCAACAACGCGTTCGTCGAAGCCGGCGAGGGAGATCTTTCGTCGGTGATTCCCCTGATGTACCTGGTGCTGATCGCCGTGATGGTGCTGCTCCTGCGCTCCTTCTCGGGCACCTTCGCAACGGTGGTTCTGATCGGCATGTCGGCGGCCGTTGCGATGGGAGTGACCGGTTTCAGCGGCACCCACCTGACTCCGGTGTCGGTCCAGTCGATCACCATGATCCTCACCCTCGCCATCGCCGACAGCATTCACGTTCTGGTCTCCATGTTCCAGGAGATGCGCGGCGGCACGGCAAAGCGGGAGGCTCTGGTGGAGGCCATACGGATCAATTTCCTGCCGGTGCTGTTGACCAGCGTCACCACCGCCATCGGATTCTTGAGCCTCAACTTCAGCGATTCGCCGCCGCTCCAGCATCTCGGCAACATCACCGCCGTGGGGGTGATCGCCGCCTTCGTCCTGTCGATGACCCTGCTGCCGGCGCTGATGGCGATCCTGCCGGTGCGGGTCAAAGTACGCGCGGCGCGCTCAAAGGCACCGTTCTTTGAACGTTTGGGTGACTTTGTGGTGGCCCGGCGCCACTGGATGCTGTGGGGCGCCGTGGCTCTGATCATCGCGACGGTTTCGTTCGTGCCGTCGAACGTCATCAGCGACCGCTTCATCCAGTACTTCGACGATTCGATCGAGTTCCGGCAGCACACGGACTACGCGGTACAGAACTTGACCGGCGTGTACCAACTCGACTTTTCCCTGGAGAGCGGTGAAACCGGCGGCATCAGCTCGCCCGAATACCTCGCCACCGTCGACCGCTTCACCGAGTGGTTCCGCGCCCAGCCGGACGTTCTCAACGTGTCGGCCCTGACGGACACCATGAAACGCCTCAATATGAACATGCACGGCGACGACCCGGCCTACCTCCGGCTGCCGGAGAATCGAGAGCTGGCGGCGCAGTACCTTCTGCTCTACGAGATGTCGCTGCCCTTCGGTCTCGACCTCAACAACCAGATTAATGTCGACAAGAGTTCGACCCGCCTGTTGGCGACGGTGGGCGACATGCCGACGAACGAGTACCTGGCCCTCGCTGGGCGCGCCGAAGAGTGGCTCGCCAACAACGCGCCGCCGGAGATGATGGCGCGCGCCACCGGGCCGACCACCATGTTCGCCAACATCACCAAGCGCAACATCGAGAGCATGATCTTCGGCACCTCGATCGCCTTTCTGCTGATTTCCCTGGTGCTGATGGTGACTCTGCGGAGCTGGAAGATCGGCCTGCTGAGCATCATCCCCAATGCCGTGCCGGCGGCCATGGCCTTCGGGGCTTGGGGCCTGCTGGTGGGCGAAGTGGGCTTCGCCGTGTCGGTAGTGGCGGCGATGACCTTGGGGGTGGTGGTGGATGACTCGATCCACTTCTTGACCAAATATTTGCGCGCCCGGCGCGAGAAGGAACTCGACGCCGCCGGGGCCGTGCGCTATGCCTTCCGCTCGGTGGGCCAGGCCTTGTGGGTCACTTCAGCGGTGCTCACCGCCGGCTTCCTGATCCTGGCGCAGTCGAGTTTCAAACAGAACTCGGACCTCGGCCTGCTCGCCGCAGTCACCATCGTCGTGGCCCTGGTGGCGGACTTCACTCTGCTGCCGGCGCTGTTGATGTGGATCGACGGCGACAAGGGCAAAGCGCGCAAAGGGGCGGCCGCGGAGTCCGCCCACCTCGACCCCGGAGTCGCCGAAGGCACCGCCTGA
- a CDS encoding outer membrane lipoprotein-sorting protein, with protein sequence MKPANPIQTLERTRSSVMTVLLLVAVAVVATLPSAAQTPEERGLEIAQEADRRDTGFHDSTAELEMTLRNKNGQESKRELRNKTLEQENDGDKSLVIFDKPADIDGTAFLTFSHKTGDDDQWLYLPALKRVKRIASSNKSGPFVGSEFAYEDISSQEVEEYTYRYLRDETLDGQQTFVIERYPVDSKSGYTRQVVWIDQAEYRTLKIDFYDRKDALLKTLTFGGYQQYLDQYWRPETMDMVNHQTGKSTRLVWSNYQFRTGLEDHDFDRASLARTR encoded by the coding sequence ATGAAACCTGCAAACCCCATTCAGACTCTGGAGCGGACCCGCTCGTCCGTCATGACGGTCCTCCTGCTGGTCGCCGTCGCCGTGGTCGCGACCCTCCCCTCCGCCGCCCAGACGCCGGAGGAGCGGGGCCTCGAAATCGCCCAGGAGGCGGATCGCCGAGACACCGGGTTCCACGACTCGACCGCCGAATTGGAGATGACCCTGCGCAACAAGAACGGCCAGGAGAGCAAACGGGAACTGCGTAACAAGACCCTTGAACAGGAAAACGACGGCGACAAAAGCCTGGTGATCTTCGACAAACCGGCGGACATCGACGGCACCGCCTTCCTCACCTTCAGCCACAAGACCGGCGACGACGACCAGTGGCTCTACCTACCGGCCCTGAAGCGGGTCAAGCGAATCGCATCGAGCAACAAATCCGGCCCCTTCGTGGGCAGTGAATTCGCCTACGAAGACATCTCCTCCCAGGAGGTCGAGGAATACACCTACCGCTACCTGCGCGACGAGACCCTCGACGGCCAACAGACCTTCGTCATCGAGCGCTACCCGGTCGATTCGAAGTCGGGCTACACCCGGCAGGTGGTGTGGATCGATCAGGCCGAGTACCGCACCTTAAAGATCGATTTCTACGACCGCAAGGACGCCCTGCTCAAGACCCTCACCTTCGGTGGTTACCAGCAGTATCTCGATCAATACTGGCGGCCCGAGACGATGGACATGGTCAACCACCAGACCGGCAAGAGCACCCGGCTGGTGTGGAGCAACTACCAGTTCCGCACCGGCCTCGAAGACCATGACTTCGACCGTGCCAGCCTGGCGCGCACCCGGTAG
- a CDS encoding serine hydrolase, with the protein MQYADPAEAGFDTAELAAAKADWENLSSSAFMVIADGAVVTAWGATDRRFMCHSVRKSFLSAIFGIYWDRDEMELNKTLADVGIDEQGEGLLESEEQARILDLLKARSGVFHPAAYAGRTDSRPRGSEGPGRYFAYNNWDFNTLATILEKETGDSVFEAFDEHFAQPLRMEDWRPSDGYFHYELDKSKHPAYPFRLSARDAARFGLLFAREGRWGDERILSRQWVRRSTALYSKDNEQFGYGFMWWVALEPRFADHGFVAARGVGRQMIVSLPDLDMVIVNRANTYRGEGTEYQELLNLMEKVINARTGEAVAAPRLVPLADVTQPPRTAPGHRMPMADLAGEWPHPPAPLGLPQQATLRIIDRGDYLIVDAPFAGTFRHYPQEDGWFLEEDSLDRYLPIYDDDGKPAGLADAATVAQAAIAARARGDQKAARRHLARIPAGEGTQAKRTSRGSPDLSIRIADALLDLFERPKRAEKNLQSLLAEDEVRANRVEGRINVIGYQFMRADKLAEAQQVFELNTRLFPQAFNTWDSLGEVYMNQEKNAAAIESYQRSLELNPENRNAEAMIERMASGGGT; encoded by the coding sequence ATGCAGTACGCGGATCCGGCCGAAGCCGGATTCGACACCGCCGAGCTGGCCGCCGCCAAGGCCGACTGGGAGAACCTATCGTCGTCCGCCTTCATGGTGATCGCCGACGGCGCCGTGGTGACCGCCTGGGGTGCAACGGACCGCCGCTTCATGTGCCACTCGGTGCGCAAGAGCTTCCTGTCGGCGATCTTCGGCATCTACTGGGATCGCGACGAGATGGAGTTGAACAAGACCCTCGCCGACGTCGGCATCGACGAGCAGGGCGAGGGCCTTCTCGAAAGCGAGGAGCAGGCGCGCATTCTCGACCTTCTGAAGGCCCGCTCAGGAGTCTTCCACCCGGCCGCCTACGCCGGCCGCACGGACTCCCGGCCGCGCGGCAGCGAAGGGCCGGGCCGCTACTTCGCCTACAACAATTGGGATTTCAACACCCTCGCCACCATCCTCGAGAAGGAGACCGGAGATTCCGTCTTCGAGGCCTTCGACGAGCACTTCGCGCAGCCTCTACGGATGGAGGACTGGCGCCCCAGCGACGGCTATTTCCACTACGAACTCGACAAGTCGAAGCACCCGGCCTACCCCTTCCGCCTGTCCGCCCGGGACGCCGCTCGCTTCGGCCTGCTGTTTGCCCGCGAGGGACGCTGGGGGGACGAGCGGATCCTTTCGCGCCAGTGGGTGCGGCGCAGCACCGCCCTCTACTCGAAGGACAACGAGCAGTTCGGCTACGGCTTCATGTGGTGGGTGGCGCTGGAGCCGCGCTTCGCTGACCACGGATTCGTCGCCGCCCGCGGCGTTGGCCGTCAGATGATCGTGTCGCTGCCGGACCTCGACATGGTGATCGTCAACCGCGCCAACACCTATCGCGGCGAGGGCACCGAATACCAAGAACTCCTCAATTTGATGGAGAAGGTGATCAACGCCCGCACCGGCGAGGCCGTGGCGGCCCCGCGCCTCGTGCCCCTGGCGGACGTCACCCAGCCGCCGAGGACCGCCCCCGGCCACCGCATGCCGATGGCCGATTTGGCCGGCGAGTGGCCACATCCGCCGGCTCCGTTGGGACTACCGCAGCAAGCGACCCTGCGGATCATCGATCGCGGCGACTATCTGATCGTCGATGCTCCTTTCGCCGGCACCTTCCGCCACTATCCCCAGGAGGACGGCTGGTTCCTCGAGGAGGACAGCCTCGACCGCTACCTGCCGATCTACGACGACGACGGCAAGCCGGCTGGCCTCGCCGATGCCGCCACCGTCGCCCAGGCGGCCATCGCGGCCCGGGCGCGCGGCGACCAGAAGGCCGCCCGCCGGCATCTCGCCAGGATTCCCGCAGGAGAAGGGACTCAGGCAAAGCGCACCTCAAGAGGTTCGCCGGACCTCTCCATCCGCATCGCCGACGCCCTGCTCGATCTCTTCGAGCGGCCGAAGCGGGCGGAAAAGAACCTCCAATCCCTCCTCGCCGAGGACGAGGTCCGGGCCAACCGAGTCGAAGGGCGCATCAACGTCATCGGCTACCAGTTCATGCGGGCCGACAAGTTGGCCGAAGCGCAGCAGGTGTTCGAGCTGAACACCCGCCTCTTCCCGCAGGCCTTCAACACCTGGGACAGCCTGGGCGAGGTCTACATGAATCAGGAGAAAAACGCCGCAGCCATCGAGTCCTACCAGCGCTCCCTGGAACTCAATCCAGAAAACCGCAACGCCGAGGCGATGATCGAACGCATGGCTTCGGGCGGGGGCACCTGA
- a CDS encoding MipA/OmpV family protein, giving the protein MRTRIVSCLCFVSLSLVAPPLLAQPERNPQSPWYLQERDRWWDVEIFLGVESEPDYAGSDDSEVEPDADIRALFRDRKGNRYILSLGQVSGIFDLSPRTALQITLEYEEGRDRENPALAEFEEVRDTLEGQISLFRRFGNTYLAGVLQPDILGRGKGLVTFLALGHDRAIGEKVLLSPRIDVSWGDSEHMRTEFGISAAVAAASGLAPYEPGGGLKSATAALGLRYDFSRQGSSRKWSLLADLEVEHYFSKAADSPLIRDAGSDVTYEAAFGVLFRF; this is encoded by the coding sequence ATGAGAACCCGAATCGTCAGTTGCCTATGCTTCGTCAGCCTGTCACTGGTTGCGCCTCCCCTGCTGGCCCAACCGGAGCGCAATCCGCAGAGCCCGTGGTATCTGCAGGAACGGGATCGCTGGTGGGACGTCGAGATTTTTCTGGGCGTGGAGTCAGAACCCGACTATGCCGGCTCCGACGACAGCGAGGTCGAGCCGGACGCGGATATCCGGGCCCTGTTTCGTGATCGCAAGGGGAACCGCTACATCCTGTCCCTGGGACAGGTGTCGGGGATCTTCGATCTTTCGCCACGCACCGCCCTCCAGATCACCCTCGAATACGAAGAGGGGCGCGACAGGGAGAATCCCGCTCTCGCCGAGTTCGAGGAGGTTCGCGACACCCTCGAAGGACAGATCTCGCTCTTCCGCCGCTTCGGCAACACCTACCTCGCCGGCGTGCTGCAACCGGACATCCTCGGCCGCGGCAAAGGACTGGTGACCTTCCTCGCCCTCGGCCACGACCGAGCGATCGGCGAGAAGGTGCTGTTGAGTCCCCGGATCGACGTGAGCTGGGGCGACAGCGAGCACATGCGGACGGAGTTCGGAATCAGCGCCGCCGTGGCTGCCGCCTCCGGACTGGCACCCTACGAGCCCGGAGGCGGTCTCAAATCGGCCACCGCCGCGCTGGGCCTGCGCTATGATTTTTCGCGGCAAGGTTCTTCCCGGAAGTGGAGCCTGCTGGCGGACCTCGAAGTCGAGCACTACTTTTCCAAAGCCGCCGACAGCCCGCTGATTCGCGACGCAGGCTCCGACGTCACCTACGAGGCGGCCTTCGGTGTGCTCTTTCGCTTCTGA
- a CDS encoding response regulator transcription factor, whose amino-acid sequence MIERPRVLVIEDDPDVASNIAEYLESRHFVLDFAYDGISGLHLAVTGSFDALVLDLMLPGIDGLTLCRRLRSDSTFEAPPILMLTARDALDDKIKGFEAGADDYLVKPFALPELFHRLQALLRRGVAGEPQILKVHDLELDWPSRTVRRAGQVLQLNRTELKILSILMRASPALVRRQDLADALWQDQEVSEDLLRSHIYRLRRAIDRPFADPLLHTVRGQGYLLRPPER is encoded by the coding sequence GTGATCGAGCGGCCTCGAGTACTGGTCATCGAGGACGACCCGGATGTCGCGTCGAATATCGCGGAGTACCTGGAGAGCCGTCATTTCGTGCTCGACTTCGCCTATGACGGCATCAGCGGCCTCCACCTGGCGGTCACCGGCTCGTTCGACGCGCTGGTGCTCGACCTCATGCTGCCGGGGATCGACGGCTTGACCCTCTGTCGCCGCCTGCGCTCCGACTCTACCTTCGAGGCGCCGCCGATCCTGATGCTGACGGCCCGCGATGCCCTCGACGACAAGATCAAGGGCTTCGAAGCCGGAGCCGACGACTACCTGGTCAAGCCGTTCGCTCTGCCGGAACTCTTCCACCGCCTCCAGGCCCTGTTGCGTCGTGGCGTGGCGGGCGAGCCTCAGATCCTCAAGGTCCACGATCTGGAACTCGATTGGCCGAGCAGGACGGTGCGTCGGGCGGGACAGGTGCTGCAGCTCAATCGCACCGAGTTGAAGATCCTCTCCATTCTGATGCGCGCCTCCCCCGCCTTGGTCCGCCGGCAGGATCTCGCCGATGCGCTCTGGCAGGACCAAGAAGTGAGTGAAGACCTCCTGCGCTCTCACATCTACCGCCTACGCCGCGCCATCGACCGCCCGTTCGCGGATCCGCTGCTCCACACCGTTCGCGGCCAGGGCTACCTCCTGCGTCCACCGGAGCGATGA